DNA sequence from the Corynebacterium freneyi genome:
GGTTCGGGGCCTGGGCGGTCTCGGCGGGGCTTCTCGACGTCGACCCCGCCGCCCGCGTGACCGGACCCCGCCCGCATCGCCACCTTCCCGAGATCCTCACCGTCGACCAAGCCGACGCCATGCTCGACGGGAAGGGGGGAGAGGGAGAGGTCGCTTCCGGCGAAAACGCCACTCCCGCACGGCGGGCGCTGGCCCTGCGGGACCGGGCGTTGATGGAGATCCTCTACGCGGCCGGCATTCGAGTGGGCGAGTTGTGCGCCCTTGACGTCGGCGACGTCGATCTGGCCCGCGGCACCCTCACCGTCACGGGCAAAGGCGACAAGCAGCGCACCGTCCCCTTCGGCGAACCTGCGGCCCGCGCCATCGAGAACTGGATCGGCGCCCGCGACGAGGTGGCCGCCGGAGAGAACCCGGCCCTGTTCCTCGGGGCCCGCGGCGGGCGGCTGGATCCCCGTCAGGCCCGCCGCATCGTCCACGCGGCGACGTCGGAGGCCGGGGCGGACCTGTCCCCGCACGGGCTGCGCCACACCGCAGCCACGCACATGGTCGAAGGTGGCGCCGATCTGCGCGTCGTGCAGGAGATGCTCGGCCACGCGTCGCTGGGCACGACGCAGATTTACACCCACGTCTCCACCGACCGGCTGCGCGAGGCGCACCGCCGGGCCCACCCCCGGGCGTGAGCGGGCCCTTCCCTCAGCCCCTCACTCCACGGGTTTCAACACGATCGGCCTGAGCCACAGCAAATCCAGCGGATTGAGGTAATCCCGACCCCGCAGCGCGCCCCAATGCAGGCCGGGGTCCTGGCCGGCCTCCAACGTCCCGATCACGTCACCCCGGCGCACCCGATCACCGCGACGCACCGACCACCGCACCGGCTGATAGGTGGTGCGGATGCCGTCGGCGTGCATCACCGACACCGTCGGCGTCCCCGCCACCATCCCGGCGAAGTGCACGACACCGTCACCCGAGGCTCGCACGGCCGATCCGATCGGCGCCGCCAGATCCACGCCCCGGTGTCCGGGCAGCCAGCGTTGGGCCGGCGGATCGTAGGGCGTGACGACGTCGCCCGGCACCGGTTTGGCGTGCTCTATCGCTGAGATGCCGCCGGAGCGAGGGGCGGCATCGGCCACCGTGGATTCCGGAATGACGGAAATGCAGACAAAGAGCGAGCAGCACAGGACAATGCACAGGCACCGGGCCAGCGATCGAATGGCCGTATGTTGGAGGGGCGCGGTCACGGCCTCAGATGACCGTGAAGGTCGGCCGTCGTCAAGCGAAAAAGCCCGGCCCCGACGCCCGATTGTGGATAAAAGTCGACCTGTGGATGAGCCCGTTGGCGCCACCAGCGGCGTTGCGCTAAACTACCCCCCGCAGTGTGCCCGGACGACCCGGGCACGCTGACTTCGCGCGCCGCACATCGCAGCCCACGTCGCCGGGTGCCCGGTCACAACCGGGAGGCGACGCAGGTTCCAGCGGCGCCAGGGTGCGGAGAAAACCCGCACGCGACATCAACCGAACATCAATCAGAAAGCGAGGAAGGGAAGCAGCCGCGGTCCTAGTCAGACCGGACGAGAGGCCTTCCCTGAATTCACATGGCTGTCGTTTCCATGCGCGAACTCCTCGACGCCGGCGTCCACTTCGGACACCAGACGCGTCGCTGGAACCCCAAGATGAAGCGCTTCATCTTCACCGACCGCAACGGCATCTACATCATCGACCTGCAGCAGACGCTGACCTACATCGATGAGGCCTACGAGTTCGTCAAGGAGACCGTCGCCCACGGCGGCAACATCCTCTTCGTCGGCACCAAGAAGCAGGCCCAGGAGGCCGTGCAGAACGAGGCCGAGCGCGTCGACATGCCCTACGTCAACCACCGTTGGCTCGGCGGCATGCTCACCAACTTCTCCACCGTCTCCAAGCGTCTGGCCCGCCTGAAGGAGCTTCAGGCCATGGACGCCGCCGAGAACGGCTACGAGGGGCGCACCAAGAAGGAAATCCTCATGCTGACCCGCGAGCGCACCAAGCTGGAGCGCACCCTGGGCGGCATCCGCGACATGGCCAAGGTCCCCTCGGCCCTGTGGATCGTCGACACCAACAAGGAGCACATCGCCGTCTCCGAGGCGAAGAAGCTCAACATCCCGGTCGTCGCCATCCTGGACACCAACTGCGACCCGGACGACGTCGACTACCCGATCCCGGGCAACGACGACGCCATCCGCTCCGCCACCGTCCTGACCCGCATCATCTCCTCCGCCGTGGAGGAGGGCCGCCGCGTCCGCGCCGAGCGCGAGACCGCCGCCAACCGCGAGGCCGCCGGTGACGCCCCGGTCGAGGCTCCCGCCGCCGAGGCCACCGAGGCTCCGGCCGAGCAGGCCGAGACCCCGGCCGCCGAGTAGTTTCGCGGGGACGGGAAACCGTCGATGTGGGAGACTGTCCGCACGGACAGTCTTTCCGGGCCGCATCCCGACGGCCCATCCGACAAACGACACCAAGGAGGATCGCCGCACATGGCGAATTTCACCGCCGCCGACGTCAAGAAGCTCCGCGAGCTCACCGGCTCCGGCATGAAGGCCTGCAAGGACGCCCTGGTCGAGACCGAGGGTGACTTCGACAAGGCCGTCGAGATCCTGCGCATCAAGGGCGCCAAGGACGTGGGCAAGCGTGCCGAGCGCACCGCCGCCGAGGGCCTCATCGCCGTCTCCGGCAACACCATGGTCGAGGTCAACTCCGAGACCGACTTCGTGGCCAAGAACGCCGAGTTCATCGAGTTCGCCAACAAGGTCGCGGAGGCCGCCGCCAAGGTCAAGGCCAACTCCCAGGAGGAGCTCGCCGCCGCCGACCTCGACGGCCAGTCCGCCGCCGACGCCACCCAGGAGCTGTCCGCCAAGATCGGCGAGAAGCTCGAGCTGCGTCGCGCCGTGACCCTCGAGGGCGACGACGTCGCCGTGTACCTGCACCGTCGCTCCGCCGACCTGCCCGCCAGCGTCGGCGTGCTCGTCGCCTACACCGGCTCCGGCGAGGAGGCCCAGCAGGCCGCCCACGTCGCCGCCATGCAGGTCGCCGCGCTCAAGGCGCAGTACCTCACCCGCGAGGACGTCCCGGCCGAGCGCGTCGATGCCGAGCGCACCGTCCTGGAGAACATCACCCGCGAGGAGGGCAAGCCGGAGGCCGCCCTGCCGAAGATCGTCGAGGGTCGCCTCAACGGCTTCTTCAAGGACATCGCCCTCCTGGACCAGGCGTCCGTCGCCGACTCCAAGAAGACCGTCAAGCAGCTGATGGACGAGGCCGGCGTCACGCTGACCGGTTTCGCCCGCTTCGAGGTCGGCCAGCACTAAAGGCCGCCGCGACAGCGCAGGGGCGGGCCCCGGACCTTCGTCGGTTCGGGGCCCGCCCCTTTGCGCGTGTACCATCTGCGATAGCCGATTACCCCGCACAGAAAGAAGGGTCATGACCGACACCACCGAAAAGGACGCCCGCACCGGTTTCCGGCGAGTGATGCTGAAGCTGGGCGGTGAAATGTTCGGTGGCGGCTCCGTGGGCGTCGACCCCAACGTGGTCGAAAACGTCGCCCGCCAGATCGCCGAGGTCGCCCGCGCGGGCACCGAGGTGTGCGTCGTCATCGGCGGCGGCAACTTCTTCCGCGGCGCGCAGCTGCAGCAGCGCGGCATGGATCGCGCGCGCTCCGACTACATGGGCATGCTGGGCACCGTCATGAACTGCCTTGCGCTGCAGGACTTCCTGGAGCAGCAGGGCGTGGACTCGCGGGTGCAGACGGCCATTCAGATGACGCAGGTCGCCGAGCCGTACTTGCCGCTGCGCGCCAAGCGTCACCTGGAGAAGGGCCGCGTCGTCATTTTCGGCGCCGGCATGGGCATGCCGTACTTCTCGACGGACACCACCGCCGCCCAGCGAGCCCTGGAGATCGGGTGCGACGTGCTGCTGATGGCCAAGGCGGTCGACGGGGTGTACTCCGACGATCCGCGCGAGAACCCGGACGCCGAGATGTTCGACCACATCACCCACCGCGAGGTCATCGAGCGCGAGCTGCGCGTCGCCGATGCGACGGCCTTTTCGCTGTGCATGGACAACGACATGCCGATCCTGGTGTTCAATCTGCTCACGGACGGCAACATCGCCCGCGCCGTGGCGGGCGAGCACATCGGCACGCTCGTGCGCAGCTGATAGATTAAAGACCCGTAACACCCGCAGGGGACGAGACCGACAGGTCCCAGATAGAAGAGGCGACGATGATCGACGAGACGCTGCTCGATGCAGAAGAGAAGATGGCCAACTCCGTGGAGCACTGCCGCGAGGAGTTGACCCACATCCGCACCGGCCGCGCGAATCCCGCGATGTTCAACGGCGTCATCGCCGAGTATTACGGCGCGCCGACCCCGATCACCCAGATGTCCACCATCTCGGTGCCGGAGCCGCGGATGCTCATCATCAAGCCGTACGAGCCGTCGGTCATGCAGGACATCGAAGATGCCATCCGCAACTCGGATCTGGGCGTCAACCCGACCAACGACGGCCAGGTTCTGCGCGTCACGGTGCCGCAGTTGACGGAGGAGCGTCGCCGCGAGATGACGAAGATCGCCAAGGGCAAGGGCGAGGACGCGAAGATCGCCATCCGCAACGTGCGCCGCAAGGGCATGGAGGCCCTGAAGAAGATCCAGAAGGACGGCGACGCGGGCGAGGACGAGGTGCAGACCGCCGAGAAGGAGCTCGACGGCGTCACCAAGAAGTACGTCGAGCAGGTCGATGCGCTCGTCGAGCGCAAGGAAGCCGAGCTGATGGAGGTCTAGGACCTCCGCTTTCCCGTATGCCCCCTTTTTTCACGAACCGGAGCTGACGTGCCCTCGCCGAATTCCGAGCGCCTCATCGAGGAGCTCCGCCTTCCCAAGCCGCGCAATTCCGCGGGGCGCAACGTGCCCGTCGCCATCGGCATGGGCGTGTTGCTGGGTGCCCTGGTCATCGGTTCGCTGCTGCTCGGCCCGGTGGCGTGGTACGTCCTCGTCGCGGTGGCCGCGGCGGCGGCCACGTGGGAGGTGGCGCAGCGGTTGCGGGAGTCCGATTGGATGTTGCCGCGGCCGGTGCTGATCCTCGGCGGGCAGGCGATGATTTGGCTGTCGTGGCCGATGGGGGTGTCGGGCATCGCCGTGGGCCTGTTGGCCACGTTGATGGCGTTGCTGGTCAGCCGGTTGTTCTTGTACGGCGCGAACGAGGCGCCGCGGAACTGGCTTCGCGACGTCGGCGTGGGCTGTTTGGTGATCATGTGGATCCCGCTGTGCCTGGCGTTCGCCGCGAGCCTGGCGCACATGCCCACTCCGGGCGACGTGAATCCGGTGTGGGTGATCGTCACCTTCATGTTGTGCGTGGTCGCCAATGACGTCGGCGGCTACGTGGCCGGGGTGTTCTTCGGCAAGCATCCGATGGCGCCGGCGGTGAGCCCGAAGAAATCGTGGGAGGGTTTCGCGGGCTCGGTGGCCTTCGGCTCCGCGGTTGGTGCGGCGTCGGCGGTTCTGCTTCTCGACGCCCCGTGGTGGTTCGGCATGGTGCTCGGCATGGTGCTCGTCGTCGCCGCCACCCTCGGCGATCTCGTGGAGTCGCAGTTCAAGCGGGATCTGGGGATCAAGGACATGTCCGACCTGATCCCGGCCCACGGTGGCCTGATGGACCGCCTGGACGGCATGTTGCCGGCGGCGGCCATGGCCTGGATGATGTTGACGATCTTCGGCCTGTGACGGCAGGGCCCCGGGGGCGGGGGAGGGGCCGGCGGGTCAGCCGCGCTTGTGGTTGCGCTTCATTTCGAACATCTTCCAGATGCCGGCGCAGGCCATGATGAGGCCGCCGATGATGGAGGCCAGCAGGAGACCCACGCCGAGCGGGAAGTTCCACGTCCACGCGAACAGGTTGAGCTCAACGGACTGCTGGTTCTGCATGATGAACACCAGCAGCAGGATCAGCAGCAGGGCACCGACGATGAGGGCGACCCACGTACTCGACGCCGCGGTGCCCTGCTTGGCGGGTTTGGCGGGCTTGTCGTCGTGGAAGGGGGTGGGGGCCTTTTCCGTCGCCGGGGCGATCGCGGTGTCGTCGCTGCCCGGGGCGGGAGGGAGGTCCGCTGTGTTCTCTGCGGGCAGGGGGTAGTCGTCGCGGGAGCGCCCGGAGGCGGCGGGAAGGTCGTTTTCAGTCATGCACACCATTCAACCTTGCCGTGCGGTTCGCCGCCAATGGTCGCAGCATGCGATGATGAGGCCATCATGACCAAGCAACTTCCGCTCGTCTTCAAGGCGCCCCGGCGCGGCATGCCCGACACCCACCTCGCGGACCTGGATGGTCCGGCCCTCAAGGAAGCGGTGAAGGATCTCGGCCTGCCGGCGTTCCGCGCCAATCAGATCGCCCGCCATTACTACGGCCGCCTCGAGGCGGACCCGGAGACCATGACGGACCTGCCCGCCGCCGCCCGCGGCAAGGTCAAGGACGCGTTGTTCCCGCCTCTTCTGGAGCCGGTGCGGCACATTTCCTGCGATGACGGCGAGACCCGCAAGACCCTGTGGAAGGCCGGCGACGGCACGTTGCTGGAGTCGGTGCTGATGAAGTACCCGGATCGTGCGACGCTGTGCATTTCGTCGCAGGCAGGTTGCGGCATGGCGTGTCCGTTCTGCGCGACCGGCCAGGGCGGTCTGCAGCGCAATCTGTCGACCGCGGAGATCATCGACCAGGTCCGCGAGGCCGCAGCCACCATGCGCGACGAGGGCGGTCGGTTGACGAACATCGTCTTCATGGGCATGGGCGAGCCCCTGGCCAATTACAAGCGCGTCGTCGCCGCGGTGCGCCGCATCACTGACCCGGTGCCGGATGGTTTCGGCATTTCGCAGCGCAACGTCACGGTGTCGACGGTGGGGTTGGCGCCGGCGATCCGCAAGCTTGCCGACGAGGACCTGTCGGTGACGTTGGCGGTGAGCCTGCACACGCCGGACGACGAGCTGCGCGACACCCTGGTGCCCATCAACAATCGGTTCACCGTCGCCGAGGTGCTCGACGCCGCCCGCTACTACGCCGACAAGTCCGGACGTCGGGTATCCATCGAGTACGCGCTCATCCGCGACATCAACGACCAGGGGTGGCGCGCCGACATGCTGGGCAAGAAGCTGCACAAGGCCCTCGGATCTCGCGTCCACGTCAATCTCATCCCGCTCAACCCGACGCCGGGGTCGAAGTGGGACGCGTCGCCGAAGGAGCAGCAGGACGAGTTCGTCCGCCGCGTCCGCGAACAGGGCGTGCCCTGCACCGTGCGCGACACCCGCGGCAACGAGATCGCCGCGGCCTGTGGTCAGCTCGCAGCCGAGGGCGCCTGACCCACACGGTCGTCCCACGCGGACGCGAAAAACGCCCGCGCCGTGCGAACACGGTGCGGGCGTCGTCGTCCCGGGGGACCTCCAGTGAGGATTAGGCCTGGAGGGTCTTGCCCTTGTCCTCGTCGGTCGCCGGAATGCCGGCGGTCACCGGGGCCTGGGCCTTGTTCTTGCCGTAGGTCTCCGGGGTGTGGTTCCAGGCGCGCATCTGGGACTCGGTGAGCTCGGCGTAGACGCCGGTGCCGTTGAGCTGGTCGCTGGTCCACTGCGGCTCGACGTGGCCGAGCGGCTTGTTGTGGGCGGTGACGGTGCGGACCTGCTTGCCCTTCGGCGAGAAGGCGCGCAGCAGCAGGCCGATGGTGAAGAGCGCGGCGATGCCGATCAGCCAGATGTTCTCGACCTTGCCCGGGTGGTTGCCCCAGAGCATCGCGATCAGGAAGATCACGGAGATCCAGCCGGCCTTCTGCAGGGTCGCCTCGCTCAGGGCGCTCCAACCCCACTTGGCGGCGGGGACGTCGAGATTGCTGACGCCGTTGTAGAATTCTTCCTTCTTCTGTCCGTGGGCCACGGTAATCCTCCTGTTTGCGCCGTACCTTCGCCGCCGCAGTGCCTGGTGTTGCTTGTGCTCGTCACGGTGTTCGTCACCGTCGCATCCGCGGCGGTCCCGCTAACGTGCATTTTGGCACACTCTCAGCGAATGTTGAGTATCGGGTGTAACAATACCCCAGTGAAGACCAGGATTCTCGTTCTCGGCAGCACCGGTTCCATCGGCACGCAGGCGCTGGAGGTGATCGCCGACAATCCGGAACGGTTTGCCGTGGTCGGACTGGCCGCGGGCGGGGGGAACCCGGAATTGCTCGCCGCCCAGGCGAAGGCCCACGGCGTGTCGTTCGATCATGTCGCCTGCGCCGATCCGGCCGCCGCGGCGTCCATCGACGCATCCGTCCTCCACGGCCCCGACGCCGCCGAGCGTCTGGTTCGCGAGGTCGAGGCGGACGTCGTGCTCAATGCGCTGGTCGGTTCCATGGGGCTCGGGGCGACCCTCGCCGCCCTGGAGTCCGGGGCGCGTCTGGCGCTGGCGAACAAGGAATCCCTCGTGGCCGGTGGTTCGCTGGTCCTGCGCACCGCGCGGCCGGGCCAGCTGGTGCCGGTCGATTCGGAGCATTCCGCCATGGCCCAGTGTCTGCGGTCGGGCACCCTGGACGAGGTCGACCGGCTCGTGCTCACGGCCTCCGGCGGCCCGTTCCGCGGTTGGACCCGCGAGCAGCTGATGACCGCCACCCCCGAGCAGGCGGGCGCGCACCCGACGTGGTCGATGGGCCCCATGAACACCCTCAACTCGGCGTCGCTGGTGAACAAGGGTCTGGAACTCATCGAGGCATCCCTGCTTTTCGACGTTCCGGCCGATCGCATCGACGTCACCGTGCACCCGCAGTCGATCATCCATTCCATGGTGACCTTCATCGACGGGGCGACCATCGCGCAGGCGTCGCCGCCGTCGATGAAGCTGCCCATCGCCCTGGCCATGGGGTGGCCGGACCGCGTCGCCGACGCCCAGCCGGCGCTGGACTTCCGCGACGCGATGGATTGGCGTTTCGAACCCCTCGACGACGACGTCTTCCCGGCCGTGCGCCTGGCGCGCGAGTCGGTGACGGCGGGCGGTTGCACCCCGGCGGTGTACAACGCCGCCAACGAAGAGGCCGCGGAGGCGTTCCTCGCAGGCCGCATCGCCTTCCCGCACATCGTCGACATCGTCGGGGAGACCCTCGACGCCATCGACGCGACGGCGCAGCCGCGCGACATCGCCGACGTCCTCGAAGTCGAGGGCCGGGCCCGGGCGCTGTCCACCGAGTTGGCGGATAGGCTGGCGCGGTGAGTTTTCTTCTCGGGGTCGTCCTTTTCGCGCTCGGCATCGCAGTGACCATCGCCCTGCACGAGTGGGGCCACATGCGGGCCGCCCGCGCATGCGGCATGCGCGTGCGCCGTTACTTCATCGGCTTCGGACCGACGGTGTGGTCCACCAGCCGCCGCCACGCTGGCGCCGGGGGCCATCTCACCGAGTACG
Encoded proteins:
- a CDS encoding tyrosine recombinase XerC, whose amino-acid sequence is MGEALTTASGGPADHADRRGPSSPLSDALSPNLEAVLGDFLDHLEHVRGLAPRTIRAYRADLVPLLAGIDDIGELDVRVIRAHLGAKHRAGAARSSLARAVTSIRRFGAWAVSAGLLDVDPAARVTGPRPHRHLPEILTVDQADAMLDGKGGEGEVASGENATPARRALALRDRALMEILYAAGIRVGELCALDVGDVDLARGTLTVTGKGDKQRTVPFGEPAARAIENWIGARDEVAAGENPALFLGARGGRLDPRQARRIVHAATSEAGADLSPHGLRHTAATHMVEGGADLRVVQEMLGHASLGTTQIYTHVSTDRLREAHRRAHPRA
- a CDS encoding M23 family metallopeptidase; translation: MTAPLQHTAIRSLARCLCIVLCCSLFVCISVIPESTVADAAPRSGGISAIEHAKPVPGDVVTPYDPPAQRWLPGHRGVDLAAPIGSAVRASGDGVVHFAGMVAGTPTVSVMHADGIRTTYQPVRWSVRRGDRVRRGDVIGTLEAGQDPGLHWGALRGRDYLNPLDLLWLRPIVLKPVE
- the rpsB gene encoding 30S ribosomal protein S2; the protein is MAVVSMRELLDAGVHFGHQTRRWNPKMKRFIFTDRNGIYIIDLQQTLTYIDEAYEFVKETVAHGGNILFVGTKKQAQEAVQNEAERVDMPYVNHRWLGGMLTNFSTVSKRLARLKELQAMDAAENGYEGRTKKEILMLTRERTKLERTLGGIRDMAKVPSALWIVDTNKEHIAVSEAKKLNIPVVAILDTNCDPDDVDYPIPGNDDAIRSATVLTRIISSAVEEGRRVRAERETAANREAAGDAPVEAPAAEATEAPAEQAETPAAE
- the tsf gene encoding translation elongation factor Ts: MANFTAADVKKLRELTGSGMKACKDALVETEGDFDKAVEILRIKGAKDVGKRAERTAAEGLIAVSGNTMVEVNSETDFVAKNAEFIEFANKVAEAAAKVKANSQEELAAADLDGQSAADATQELSAKIGEKLELRRAVTLEGDDVAVYLHRRSADLPASVGVLVAYTGSGEEAQQAAHVAAMQVAALKAQYLTREDVPAERVDAERTVLENITREEGKPEAALPKIVEGRLNGFFKDIALLDQASVADSKKTVKQLMDEAGVTLTGFARFEVGQH
- the pyrH gene encoding UMP kinase, producing MTDTTEKDARTGFRRVMLKLGGEMFGGGSVGVDPNVVENVARQIAEVARAGTEVCVVIGGGNFFRGAQLQQRGMDRARSDYMGMLGTVMNCLALQDFLEQQGVDSRVQTAIQMTQVAEPYLPLRAKRHLEKGRVVIFGAGMGMPYFSTDTTAAQRALEIGCDVLLMAKAVDGVYSDDPRENPDAEMFDHITHREVIERELRVADATAFSLCMDNDMPILVFNLLTDGNIARAVAGEHIGTLVRS
- the frr gene encoding ribosome recycling factor; this translates as MIDETLLDAEEKMANSVEHCREELTHIRTGRANPAMFNGVIAEYYGAPTPITQMSTISVPEPRMLIIKPYEPSVMQDIEDAIRNSDLGVNPTNDGQVLRVTVPQLTEERRREMTKIAKGKGEDAKIAIRNVRRKGMEALKKIQKDGDAGEDEVQTAEKELDGVTKKYVEQVDALVERKEAELMEV
- a CDS encoding phosphatidate cytidylyltransferase, translated to MGVLLGALVIGSLLLGPVAWYVLVAVAAAAATWEVAQRLRESDWMLPRPVLILGGQAMIWLSWPMGVSGIAVGLLATLMALLVSRLFLYGANEAPRNWLRDVGVGCLVIMWIPLCLAFAASLAHMPTPGDVNPVWVIVTFMLCVVANDVGGYVAGVFFGKHPMAPAVSPKKSWEGFAGSVAFGSAVGAASAVLLLDAPWWFGMVLGMVLVVAATLGDLVESQFKRDLGIKDMSDLIPAHGGLMDRLDGMLPAAAMAWMMLTIFGL
- a CDS encoding LapA family protein yields the protein MTENDLPAASGRSRDDYPLPAENTADLPPAPGSDDTAIAPATEKAPTPFHDDKPAKPAKQGTAASSTWVALIVGALLLILLLVFIMQNQQSVELNLFAWTWNFPLGVGLLLASIIGGLIMACAGIWKMFEMKRNHKRG
- the rlmN gene encoding 23S rRNA (adenine(2503)-C(2))-methyltransferase RlmN is translated as MTKQLPLVFKAPRRGMPDTHLADLDGPALKEAVKDLGLPAFRANQIARHYYGRLEADPETMTDLPAAARGKVKDALFPPLLEPVRHISCDDGETRKTLWKAGDGTLLESVLMKYPDRATLCISSQAGCGMACPFCATGQGGLQRNLSTAEIIDQVREAAATMRDEGGRLTNIVFMGMGEPLANYKRVVAAVRRITDPVPDGFGISQRNVTVSTVGLAPAIRKLADEDLSVTLAVSLHTPDDELRDTLVPINNRFTVAEVLDAARYYADKSGRRVSIEYALIRDINDQGWRADMLGKKLHKALGSRVHVNLIPLNPTPGSKWDASPKEQQDEFVRRVREQGVPCTVRDTRGNEIAAACGQLAAEGA
- a CDS encoding DUF2631 domain-containing protein, with protein sequence MAHGQKKEEFYNGVSNLDVPAAKWGWSALSEATLQKAGWISVIFLIAMLWGNHPGKVENIWLIGIAALFTIGLLLRAFSPKGKQVRTVTAHNKPLGHVEPQWTSDQLNGTGVYAELTESQMRAWNHTPETYGKNKAQAPVTAGIPATDEDKGKTLQA
- the dxr gene encoding 1-deoxy-D-xylulose-5-phosphate reductoisomerase; amino-acid sequence: MLSIGCNNTPVKTRILVLGSTGSIGTQALEVIADNPERFAVVGLAAGGGNPELLAAQAKAHGVSFDHVACADPAAAASIDASVLHGPDAAERLVREVEADVVLNALVGSMGLGATLAALESGARLALANKESLVAGGSLVLRTARPGQLVPVDSEHSAMAQCLRSGTLDEVDRLVLTASGGPFRGWTREQLMTATPEQAGAHPTWSMGPMNTLNSASLVNKGLELIEASLLFDVPADRIDVTVHPQSIIHSMVTFIDGATIAQASPPSMKLPIALAMGWPDRVADAQPALDFRDAMDWRFEPLDDDVFPAVRLARESVTAGGCTPAVYNAANEEAAEAFLAGRIAFPHIVDIVGETLDAIDATAQPRDIADVLEVEGRARALSTELADRLAR